Proteins from a single region of Gasterosteus aculeatus chromosome 20, fGasAcu3.hap1.1, whole genome shotgun sequence:
- the sh3bp5b gene encoding SH3 domain-binding protein 5b isoform X2, producing MDHVEKELRADNEAEHDDEEVDPRIQGELEKLNQSTGDINRCETALEAQLEAQKATQDFQGATEVLRAAKETISLAEQRLLEEDDRQFDSAWQEMLNHATQRVMEAEHTKTRSELVHKETAAKYAAAIGCLKQLEKKLKRTINKSKPYFEMKAKYYLQLENLKKNVDERQAKLCQAKGEYKAALRNLEKISDEIHERRRSSTVGPRGCGVGAEGDGAAVDDMADLKVESDRLSMASECFDDEAGGRCSIMSEEDLETRSTCSLGSSPSSPQELLSPRPFAGSSSSSSCSSSASPSPTPSSSSRFPPSRPCSLDLPGTASLSDFGLISPVFGPRSACSGASSPECELERGDRAEGAEGDLDNAAPPNNNSSSRSSASSSQSSASSSSSSRRSFSLETRFSFLNLRRPRGTKNTKDGDGCSQKAEGAVVLVKGV from the exons ATGGACCATGTAGAGAAGGAGCTCCGGGCGGATAACGAGGCGGAACACGACGACGAGGAAGTGGACCCCAGAATCCAG GGCGAGCTGGAGAAACTCAACCAGTCCACCGGCGACATCAACAGATGTGAGACGGCGCTGGAG GCCCAGCTGGAGGCCCAGAAGGCCACGCAGGACTTCCAGGGCGCCACTGAGGTGCTGCGGGCGGCGAAGGAGACCATCTCCCTGGCGGAGCagaggctcctggaggaggacgacCGGCAGTTTGATTCCGCCTGGCAGGAGATGCTGAACCACGCCACCCAGCGg GTGATGGAGGCGGAGCACACCAAGACGAGGAGCGAGCTGGTCCACAAGGAGACGGCGGCCAAATACGCGGCGGCAATCGGCTGCTTGAAGCAGCTGGAGAAAAAACTCAAACGCACCATCAACAAGTCGAA gccCTACTTCGAGATGAAGGCCAAGTACTACCTGCAGCTGGAG aacCTGAAGAAGAACGTGGACGAGCGGCAGGCCAAGCTGTGTCAGGCCAAAGGCGAGTACAAGGCGGCCCTGAGGAACCTGGAGAAGATCTCCGACGAGATCCACGAGCGGAGGCGGAGCTCCACCGTGGGGCCCCGGGGGTGCGGCGTCGGCGCCGAGGGCGACGGAGCCGCTGTGGACGACATGGCCGACTTGAAGGTGGAGTCGGACAGATTATCCA TGGCGTCGGAGTGCTTTGATGACGAGGCGGGGGGGCGCTGCAGCATCATGTCGGAGGAAGATTTGGAGACTCGCTCCACCTGCAGCCTGGGCTCGTCTCCCAGCAGCCCTCAGGAGCTCCTGTCGCCCCGCCCCTtcgccggctcctcctcctcctcctcctgctcctcctccgcctctccgTCCCCCACCCCGTCGTCCTCGTCCAGGTTCCCCCCGTCCAGGCCCTGCAGTCTGGACCTCCCTGGCACCGCGTCGCTGTCGGACTTCGGCCTCATCTCGCCGGTGTTCGGGCCTCGCAGCGCGTGCAGCGGAGCGTCGTCCCCGGAGTGCGAGCTGGAGAGAG gtgaCCGGGCCGAGGGCGCCGAGGGGGACCTGGACAACGCCGCGCcccccaacaacaacagcagcagccggagctccgcctccagcagccagagctccgcctccagcagcagcagcagcaggaggagcttcAGCCTGGAGACCCGCTTCAGCTTCCTGAACCTGCGGCGCCCTCGAGGCACCAAAAACACCAAGGACGGGGACGGCTGCTCCCAGAAGGCCGAGGGGGCCGTGGTCCTGGTCAAAGGAGTCTGA
- the mettl6 gene encoding tRNA N(3)-cytidine methyltransferase METTL6 isoform X4, producing MALSQRGRFPGESEASHPKEDVGSNGELPPRLPGRNQSSTAESRDGLGGSAAPASGFRLRKLEDEAQKNWDLFYKRNTTNFFKDRHWTTREFQELQACRELEAQRLVLLEAGCGVGNCLFPLLEDDRDVFVYACDFSPRAVDLVKNPLYTPERCCAFQCDLTKDDLRTQVPEGGVDVVTLIFVLSAVHPDKMQLVLQNISRVLKPGGVVLFRDYGLNDHAMLRFKARSKLGENFYVRQDGTRSYFFSKELLAELFAGAGLQSVSNDYVLRETVNKKEGLCVPRVFLQSKFTKPGQSQGC from the exons ATGGCTCTTTCACAGAGGGGTCGTTTTCCCGGTGAGAGTGAAGCTTCTCATCCGAAGGAGGACGTGGGGTCCAACGGCGAGCTGCCCCCTCGGCTCCCCGGACGGAACCAGAGCTCCACCGCCGAGTCGCGGGACGGACTCGGCGGCTCCGCGGCTCCGGCGTCCGGCTTCAGACTGAGGAAGTTGGAAGATGAAGCTCAGAAGAACTGGGACTTGTTCTACAAGAGAAACACGACGAACTTCTTCAAGGACCGACACTGGACCACCAGAGAGTTCCAGGAGCTGCAGGCCTGCAGAGAG TTGGAGGCCCAGCggctggtgctgctggaggccggctGCGGCGTCGGAAACTGCCTCTTCCCTCTGCTGGAGGACGACCGCGACGTCTTCGTCTACGCCTGCGACTTCTCACCGCGAGCCGTTGACTTGGTGAAA AACCCCCTGTACACCCCCGAGCGCTGCTGCGCCTTCCAGTGCGACCTGACCAAAGACGACCTGAGGACGCAGGTGCCGGAGGGCGGCGTGGACGTGGTCACTCTGATCTTTGTCCTGTCGGCCGTCCACCCCGACAAGATGCAGCTGGTTCTGCAGAACATCAGCAGG GTGCTGAAGCCCGGTGGCGTCGTCCTGTTCAGAGACTACGGCCTGAACGACCACGCCATGCTGCGCTTTAAGGCCCGCAGCAAGCTGGGGGAGAACTTCTACGTGCGCCAAGACGGGACCAGATCCTACTTCTTCTCCAAAG AGCTCCTGGCCGAGCTGTTTGCCGGCGCCGGCCTCCAGTCTGTTTCCAACGACTACGTCCTGAGAGAGACGGTCAACAAGAAGGAGGGCCTTTGTGTTCCCAGAGTGTTTCTGCAGAGCAAATTCACCAAGCCCGGCCAATCCCAGGGCTGCTGA
- the eaf1 gene encoding ELL-associated factor 1 codes for MNGSTNPLLDKEEHVLKLGESFEKRPKSSFHTIRYDFKPASIDTSCEGELQVGKGDEVTITLPHIPGSTPPMTVFKGNKRPYQKDCVLIINHDTGEFVLEKLSSSIQVKKTRAEGSSKIQARIEQQSVRSSQPSTPFRAPTKPGAGVKASPSPSKDNPSPEPQLDDIKRELRAEAEVIEQMSSSSSSSDSGSASGSADDSSSDGERDAPLPPPARPPGQTSPGRQPAFNGATERPAGDNQLMNTLRNDLQLSESGSDSDDD; via the exons ATGAACGGGAGCACGAACCCGCTGCTGGACAAAGAGGAACATGTTTTGAAGCTCGGAGAAAGCTTCGAGAAGAGGCCCAAATCCTCCTTTCACACAATCAGAT ATGACTTCAAACCAGCGTCCATCGATACGAGCTGCGAGGGCGAGCTGCAGGTCGGCAAAGGAGACGAGGTCACCATCACGTTACCTCACATTCCG GGCTCCACGCCGCCCATGACGGTGTTCAAGGGAAACAAGCGGCCGTACCAGAAGGACTGCGTGCTCATCATCAACCACGACACCGGGGAGTTCGTGCTGGAGAAGCTGAGCAGCAGCATCCAAGTCAAGAAGaccag ggccGAGGGCAGCAGTAAGATCCAGGCACGGATCGAGCAGCAGTCGGTTCGGTCCAGCCAGCCCAGCACCCCGTTCCGGGCCCCGACCAAGCCCGGGGCCGGGGTCAAGgcctccccgtctccctccaAGGACAACCCCTCGCCGGAGCCGCAGCTCGACGACATCAAGAGAG AGCTGCGCGCGGAGGCCGAGGTGATCGAGcagatgagcagcagcagcagctcgtcggACTCGGGCAGCGCGTCGGGCAGCGCCGACGACAGCAGCAGCGACGGCGAGCGCGacgcccccctgccccccccggcCCGGCCGCCCGGCCAGACCTCCCCCGGCCGCCAGCCGGCCTTCAACGGGGCGACGGAGCGGCCGGCGGGCGACAACCAGCTGATGAACACGCTGA GAAACGACCTTCAGCTCAGCGAGTCGGGCAGCGACAGTGATGACGACTGA
- the sh3bp5b gene encoding SH3 domain-binding protein 5b isoform X3: protein MGKSVEESKPYWEARRLARQAQLEAQKATQDFQGATEVLRAAKETISLAEQRLLEEDDRQFDSAWQEMLNHATQRVMEAEHTKTRSELVHKETAAKYAAAIGCLKQLEKKLKRTINKSKPYFEMKAKYYLQLENLKKNVDERQAKLCQAKGEYKAALRNLEKISDEIHERRRSSTVGPRGCGVGAEGDGAAVDDMADLKVESDRLSMASECFDDEAGGRCSIMSEEDLETRSTCSLGSSPSSPQELLSPRPFAGSSSSSSCSSSASPSPTPSSSSRFPPSRPCSLDLPGTASLSDFGLISPVFGPRSACSGASSPECELERGDRAEGAEGDLDNAAPPNNNSSSRSSASSSQSSASSSSSSRRSFSLETRFSFLNLRRPRGTKNTKDGDGCSQKAEGAVVLVKGV from the exons ATGGGCAAGTCTGTGGAGGAGTCCAAGCCCTACTGGGAGGCCCGCCGGCTGGCCAGAcag GCCCAGCTGGAGGCCCAGAAGGCCACGCAGGACTTCCAGGGCGCCACTGAGGTGCTGCGGGCGGCGAAGGAGACCATCTCCCTGGCGGAGCagaggctcctggaggaggacgacCGGCAGTTTGATTCCGCCTGGCAGGAGATGCTGAACCACGCCACCCAGCGg GTGATGGAGGCGGAGCACACCAAGACGAGGAGCGAGCTGGTCCACAAGGAGACGGCGGCCAAATACGCGGCGGCAATCGGCTGCTTGAAGCAGCTGGAGAAAAAACTCAAACGCACCATCAACAAGTCGAA gccCTACTTCGAGATGAAGGCCAAGTACTACCTGCAGCTGGAG aacCTGAAGAAGAACGTGGACGAGCGGCAGGCCAAGCTGTGTCAGGCCAAAGGCGAGTACAAGGCGGCCCTGAGGAACCTGGAGAAGATCTCCGACGAGATCCACGAGCGGAGGCGGAGCTCCACCGTGGGGCCCCGGGGGTGCGGCGTCGGCGCCGAGGGCGACGGAGCCGCTGTGGACGACATGGCCGACTTGAAGGTGGAGTCGGACAGATTATCCA TGGCGTCGGAGTGCTTTGATGACGAGGCGGGGGGGCGCTGCAGCATCATGTCGGAGGAAGATTTGGAGACTCGCTCCACCTGCAGCCTGGGCTCGTCTCCCAGCAGCCCTCAGGAGCTCCTGTCGCCCCGCCCCTtcgccggctcctcctcctcctcctcctgctcctcctccgcctctccgTCCCCCACCCCGTCGTCCTCGTCCAGGTTCCCCCCGTCCAGGCCCTGCAGTCTGGACCTCCCTGGCACCGCGTCGCTGTCGGACTTCGGCCTCATCTCGCCGGTGTTCGGGCCTCGCAGCGCGTGCAGCGGAGCGTCGTCCCCGGAGTGCGAGCTGGAGAGAG gtgaCCGGGCCGAGGGCGCCGAGGGGGACCTGGACAACGCCGCGCcccccaacaacaacagcagcagccggagctccgcctccagcagccagagctccgcctccagcagcagcagcagcaggaggagcttcAGCCTGGAGACCCGCTTCAGCTTCCTGAACCTGCGGCGCCCTCGAGGCACCAAAAACACCAAGGACGGGGACGGCTGCTCCCAGAAGGCCGAGGGGGCCGTGGTCCTGGTCAAAGGAGTCTGA
- the LOC144389491 gene encoding uncharacterized protein LOC144389491, with amino-acid sequence MTGLTGLTGATVLLLVSLCALSSTQEEKAALEVNYPQSRVAAAPGSSLRLLCHVTYDVAQCGQLRAAWYQSGSPSDVELTDPSRYVTTVNETEDGARRRRVMTEIVHVTPRDEGRFQCKAECKDGGAVGHFIQVTVGG; translated from the exons ATGACTGGGCTTACTGGGCTTACTGGGGCCACGGTGCTGCTGttggtgtctttgtgtgcgttgtCGTCAACTCAGGAGGAGAAAG CGGCCTTAGAGGTCAATTACCCGCAGAGCCGCGTCGCCGCCGCCCCCGGCTCCTCCCTCCGGCTCCTCTGCCACGTAACCTATGACGTAGCGCAGTGCGGCCAGCTGCGGGCCGCGTGGTACCAATCGGGCAGTCCGTCCGACGTCGAGCTGACCGACCCCAGCAGGTACGTCACCACGGTGAACGAGACCGAGGACGGCGCGAGGCGCAGGCGGGTGATGACGGAGATCGTCCACGTGACGCCGCGGGACGAAGGACGGTTTCAGTGCAAAGCGGAGTGCAAGGACGGGGGGGCGGTGGGACACTTCATCCAGGTCACTGTCGGAGGATGA
- the mettl6 gene encoding tRNA N(3)-cytidine methyltransferase METTL6 isoform X1: protein MALSQRGRFPGESEASHPKEDVGSNGELPPRLPGRNQSSTAESRDGLGGSAAPASGFRLRKLEDEAQKNWDLFYKRNTTNFFKDRHWTTREFQELQACRELEAQRLVLLEAGCGVGNCLFPLLEDDRDVFVYACDFSPRAVDLVKKNPLYTPERCCAFQCDLTKDDLRTQVPEGGVDVVTLIFVLSAVHPDKMQLVLQNISRVLKPGGVVLFRDYGLNDHAMLRFKARSKLGENFYVRQDGTRSYFFSKVAWIPSLSLFVPTTSAAETFAGCSDHEFFSAVRRQLCCVLCSQSSWPSCLPAPASSLFPTTTS, encoded by the exons ATGGCTCTTTCACAGAGGGGTCGTTTTCCCGGTGAGAGTGAAGCTTCTCATCCGAAGGAGGACGTGGGGTCCAACGGCGAGCTGCCCCCTCGGCTCCCCGGACGGAACCAGAGCTCCACCGCCGAGTCGCGGGACGGACTCGGCGGCTCCGCGGCTCCGGCGTCCGGCTTCAGACTGAGGAAGTTGGAAGATGAAGCTCAGAAGAACTGGGACTTGTTCTACAAGAGAAACACGACGAACTTCTTCAAGGACCGACACTGGACCACCAGAGAGTTCCAGGAGCTGCAGGCCTGCAGAGAG TTGGAGGCCCAGCggctggtgctgctggaggccggctGCGGCGTCGGAAACTGCCTCTTCCCTCTGCTGGAGGACGACCGCGACGTCTTCGTCTACGCCTGCGACTTCTCACCGCGAGCCGTTGACTTGGTGAAA AAGAACCCCCTGTACACCCCCGAGCGCTGCTGCGCCTTCCAGTGCGACCTGACCAAAGACGACCTGAGGACGCAGGTGCCGGAGGGCGGCGTGGACGTGGTCACTCTGATCTTTGTCCTGTCGGCCGTCCACCCCGACAAGATGCAGCTGGTTCTGCAGAACATCAGCAGG GTGCTGAAGCCCGGTGGCGTCGTCCTGTTCAGAGACTACGGCCTGAACGACCACGCCATGCTGCGCTTTAAGGCCCGCAGCAAGCTGGGGGAGAACTTCTACGTGCGCCAAGACGGGACCAGATCCTACTTCTTCTCCAAAG TGGCGTGGATCCCTTCACTGTCTCTCTTTGTGCCAACGACATCAGCGGCTGAAACGTTCGCCGGCTGCAGTGACCACGAGTTTTTCAGTGCAGTACGAAGAcagctgtgttgtgtcctctgcTCTCAGAGCTCCTGGCCGAGCTGTTTGCCGGCGCCGGCCTCCAGTCTGTTTCCAACGACTACGTCCTGA
- the sh3bp5b gene encoding SH3 domain-binding protein 5b isoform X1, with product MDHVEKELRADNEAEHDDEEVDPRIQGELEKLNQSTGDINRCETALEDARQRFRSVLVEATVKLDELVKKMGKSVEESKPYWEARRLARQAQLEAQKATQDFQGATEVLRAAKETISLAEQRLLEEDDRQFDSAWQEMLNHATQRVMEAEHTKTRSELVHKETAAKYAAAIGCLKQLEKKLKRTINKSKPYFEMKAKYYLQLENLKKNVDERQAKLCQAKGEYKAALRNLEKISDEIHERRRSSTVGPRGCGVGAEGDGAAVDDMADLKVESDRLSMASECFDDEAGGRCSIMSEEDLETRSTCSLGSSPSSPQELLSPRPFAGSSSSSSCSSSASPSPTPSSSSRFPPSRPCSLDLPGTASLSDFGLISPVFGPRSACSGASSPECELERGDRAEGAEGDLDNAAPPNNNSSSRSSASSSQSSASSSSSSRRSFSLETRFSFLNLRRPRGTKNTKDGDGCSQKAEGAVVLVKGV from the exons ATGGACCATGTAGAGAAGGAGCTCCGGGCGGATAACGAGGCGGAACACGACGACGAGGAAGTGGACCCCAGAATCCAG GGCGAGCTGGAGAAACTCAACCAGTCCACCGGCGACATCAACAGATGTGAGACGGCGCTGGAG GACGCCCGGCAGAGGTTCCGCTCGGTTCTGGTGGAGGCCACGGTGAAGCTGGACGAACTGGTGAAGAAGATGGGCAAGTCTGTGGAGGAGTCCAAGCCCTACTGGGAGGCCCGCCGGCTGGCCAGAcag GCCCAGCTGGAGGCCCAGAAGGCCACGCAGGACTTCCAGGGCGCCACTGAGGTGCTGCGGGCGGCGAAGGAGACCATCTCCCTGGCGGAGCagaggctcctggaggaggacgacCGGCAGTTTGATTCCGCCTGGCAGGAGATGCTGAACCACGCCACCCAGCGg GTGATGGAGGCGGAGCACACCAAGACGAGGAGCGAGCTGGTCCACAAGGAGACGGCGGCCAAATACGCGGCGGCAATCGGCTGCTTGAAGCAGCTGGAGAAAAAACTCAAACGCACCATCAACAAGTCGAA gccCTACTTCGAGATGAAGGCCAAGTACTACCTGCAGCTGGAG aacCTGAAGAAGAACGTGGACGAGCGGCAGGCCAAGCTGTGTCAGGCCAAAGGCGAGTACAAGGCGGCCCTGAGGAACCTGGAGAAGATCTCCGACGAGATCCACGAGCGGAGGCGGAGCTCCACCGTGGGGCCCCGGGGGTGCGGCGTCGGCGCCGAGGGCGACGGAGCCGCTGTGGACGACATGGCCGACTTGAAGGTGGAGTCGGACAGATTATCCA TGGCGTCGGAGTGCTTTGATGACGAGGCGGGGGGGCGCTGCAGCATCATGTCGGAGGAAGATTTGGAGACTCGCTCCACCTGCAGCCTGGGCTCGTCTCCCAGCAGCCCTCAGGAGCTCCTGTCGCCCCGCCCCTtcgccggctcctcctcctcctcctcctgctcctcctccgcctctccgTCCCCCACCCCGTCGTCCTCGTCCAGGTTCCCCCCGTCCAGGCCCTGCAGTCTGGACCTCCCTGGCACCGCGTCGCTGTCGGACTTCGGCCTCATCTCGCCGGTGTTCGGGCCTCGCAGCGCGTGCAGCGGAGCGTCGTCCCCGGAGTGCGAGCTGGAGAGAG gtgaCCGGGCCGAGGGCGCCGAGGGGGACCTGGACAACGCCGCGCcccccaacaacaacagcagcagccggagctccgcctccagcagccagagctccgcctccagcagcagcagcagcaggaggagcttcAGCCTGGAGACCCGCTTCAGCTTCCTGAACCTGCGGCGCCCTCGAGGCACCAAAAACACCAAGGACGGGGACGGCTGCTCCCAGAAGGCCGAGGGGGCCGTGGTCCTGGTCAAAGGAGTCTGA
- the mettl6 gene encoding tRNA N(3)-cytidine methyltransferase METTL6 isoform X2: MALSQRGRFPGESEASHPKEDVGSNGELPPRLPGRNQSSTAESRDGLGGSAAPASGFRLRKLEDEAQKNWDLFYKRNTTNFFKDRHWTTREFQELQACRELEAQRLVLLEAGCGVGNCLFPLLEDDRDVFVYACDFSPRAVDLVKNPLYTPERCCAFQCDLTKDDLRTQVPEGGVDVVTLIFVLSAVHPDKMQLVLQNISRVLKPGGVVLFRDYGLNDHAMLRFKARSKLGENFYVRQDGTRSYFFSKVAWIPSLSLFVPTTSAAETFAGCSDHEFFSAVRRQLCCVLCSQSSWPSCLPAPASSLFPTTTS, from the exons ATGGCTCTTTCACAGAGGGGTCGTTTTCCCGGTGAGAGTGAAGCTTCTCATCCGAAGGAGGACGTGGGGTCCAACGGCGAGCTGCCCCCTCGGCTCCCCGGACGGAACCAGAGCTCCACCGCCGAGTCGCGGGACGGACTCGGCGGCTCCGCGGCTCCGGCGTCCGGCTTCAGACTGAGGAAGTTGGAAGATGAAGCTCAGAAGAACTGGGACTTGTTCTACAAGAGAAACACGACGAACTTCTTCAAGGACCGACACTGGACCACCAGAGAGTTCCAGGAGCTGCAGGCCTGCAGAGAG TTGGAGGCCCAGCggctggtgctgctggaggccggctGCGGCGTCGGAAACTGCCTCTTCCCTCTGCTGGAGGACGACCGCGACGTCTTCGTCTACGCCTGCGACTTCTCACCGCGAGCCGTTGACTTGGTGAAA AACCCCCTGTACACCCCCGAGCGCTGCTGCGCCTTCCAGTGCGACCTGACCAAAGACGACCTGAGGACGCAGGTGCCGGAGGGCGGCGTGGACGTGGTCACTCTGATCTTTGTCCTGTCGGCCGTCCACCCCGACAAGATGCAGCTGGTTCTGCAGAACATCAGCAGG GTGCTGAAGCCCGGTGGCGTCGTCCTGTTCAGAGACTACGGCCTGAACGACCACGCCATGCTGCGCTTTAAGGCCCGCAGCAAGCTGGGGGAGAACTTCTACGTGCGCCAAGACGGGACCAGATCCTACTTCTTCTCCAAAG TGGCGTGGATCCCTTCACTGTCTCTCTTTGTGCCAACGACATCAGCGGCTGAAACGTTCGCCGGCTGCAGTGACCACGAGTTTTTCAGTGCAGTACGAAGAcagctgtgttgtgtcctctgcTCTCAGAGCTCCTGGCCGAGCTGTTTGCCGGCGCCGGCCTCCAGTCTGTTTCCAACGACTACGTCCTGA
- the mettl6 gene encoding tRNA N(3)-cytidine methyltransferase METTL6 isoform X3 yields the protein MALSQRGRFPGESEASHPKEDVGSNGELPPRLPGRNQSSTAESRDGLGGSAAPASGFRLRKLEDEAQKNWDLFYKRNTTNFFKDRHWTTREFQELQACRELEAQRLVLLEAGCGVGNCLFPLLEDDRDVFVYACDFSPRAVDLVKKNPLYTPERCCAFQCDLTKDDLRTQVPEGGVDVVTLIFVLSAVHPDKMQLVLQNISRVLKPGGVVLFRDYGLNDHAMLRFKARSKLGENFYVRQDGTRSYFFSKELLAELFAGAGLQSVSNDYVLRETVNKKEGLCVPRVFLQSKFTKPGQSQGC from the exons ATGGCTCTTTCACAGAGGGGTCGTTTTCCCGGTGAGAGTGAAGCTTCTCATCCGAAGGAGGACGTGGGGTCCAACGGCGAGCTGCCCCCTCGGCTCCCCGGACGGAACCAGAGCTCCACCGCCGAGTCGCGGGACGGACTCGGCGGCTCCGCGGCTCCGGCGTCCGGCTTCAGACTGAGGAAGTTGGAAGATGAAGCTCAGAAGAACTGGGACTTGTTCTACAAGAGAAACACGACGAACTTCTTCAAGGACCGACACTGGACCACCAGAGAGTTCCAGGAGCTGCAGGCCTGCAGAGAG TTGGAGGCCCAGCggctggtgctgctggaggccggctGCGGCGTCGGAAACTGCCTCTTCCCTCTGCTGGAGGACGACCGCGACGTCTTCGTCTACGCCTGCGACTTCTCACCGCGAGCCGTTGACTTGGTGAAA AAGAACCCCCTGTACACCCCCGAGCGCTGCTGCGCCTTCCAGTGCGACCTGACCAAAGACGACCTGAGGACGCAGGTGCCGGAGGGCGGCGTGGACGTGGTCACTCTGATCTTTGTCCTGTCGGCCGTCCACCCCGACAAGATGCAGCTGGTTCTGCAGAACATCAGCAGG GTGCTGAAGCCCGGTGGCGTCGTCCTGTTCAGAGACTACGGCCTGAACGACCACGCCATGCTGCGCTTTAAGGCCCGCAGCAAGCTGGGGGAGAACTTCTACGTGCGCCAAGACGGGACCAGATCCTACTTCTTCTCCAAAG AGCTCCTGGCCGAGCTGTTTGCCGGCGCCGGCCTCCAGTCTGTTTCCAACGACTACGTCCTGAGAGAGACGGTCAACAAGAAGGAGGGCCTTTGTGTTCCCAGAGTGTTTCTGCAGAGCAAATTCACCAAGCCCGGCCAATCCCAGGGCTGCTGA